Within the Scytonema millei VB511283 genome, the region AGGAGTCTGAGTTTGATTAGATGCGGGGGAAGTAACTGACGGTGGTATAGGCTTGCTCTCATCTGTAGCTGAGGTTGGCGAATTTGGGGCGATCGCCTCCTTAGTGGGTTGAAAATGGATAAAACCAGCAGTATACCCCAAAGAAGTTGGTAGCACGGATTGTAGTGCCGCGCTTAATTCCCCCACCGAGCCAAAGCGTTGCTCTGGTTGCTTGTTTAAACAGCGCATGACAATTGCTTCTAGCTCGACCGACAAGTGTTCGCATTTAGGTTGCGATCGCAATGATTGAGGCATTTGGGAAGTATGGGCAATTCCCCATGACACGCCACTCGTTTTGCGGGCTTCAGTTCCGAAGCCAAATGGATCGGAACCACTCAGCATCTCATAGAGAATCATCCCCAAACTGTAAATATCTGCCCGTCCATCGATATTTTTCTCTATTTGTAACTGTTCCGGTGCAGCGTAGCGGAACGTACCCAAAAACGTACTGGTCAGATTAGTTAACTCTAGTGCTTCATCGCGGATTTTAGCTATCCCGAAATCGAGAATTTTAACTAACTCCCCCAAAGCGGTTGGAATCAGAAAAATATTATCGGGTTTGAGGTCGCGGTGAACGATTTGGATCGGATCGCTCGTGGTGACAACTCCCTCGCGCCGAATCCTAACACCTTGGTGAGCAAGTTGCAGCCCCGCACAGACTTGACAGGCAATTTCAATCGTTCGTTCTACAGGCAATCGTGTCTCTCGCCGTAGGAGTTGACCTAGTGTTTCGCCAACGAGGTATTCCATGACGTAAAAAGGATATCCCTCTTCCGTCACGCCGTAGTCACTAATATCGACAATATGGTCGCTTTTGAGGGCAGCACAAAGCATCGCCTCGCGCTCAAAACGTTTATGCAATGGAATCGAGACAGCGAGCGTGTCTCTCAGTAATTTCAGCGCTAC harbors:
- a CDS encoding serine/threonine-protein kinase, translated to MNTSSSDPWIGRFIGDCRRYYLEQRIGAGGMGNVYLAMDTRLGQEVALKLLRDTLAVSIPLHKRFEREAMLCAALKSDHIVDISDYGVTEEGYPFYVMEYLVGETLGQLLRRETRLPVERTIEIACQVCAGLQLAHQGVRIRREGVVTTSDPIQIVHRDLKPDNIFLIPTALGELVKILDFGIAKIRDEALELTNLTSTFLGTFRYAAPEQLQIEKNIDGRADIYSLGMILYEMLSGSDPFGFGTEARKTSGVSWGIAHTSQMPQSLRSQPKCEHLSVELEAIVMRCLNKQPEQRFGSVGELSAALQSVLPTSLGYTAGFIHFQPTKEAIAPNSPTSATDESKPIPPSVTSPASNQTQTPQTRIFDLHQHQPKQYTPPTHHTDAINLNPSNANPTNLSRSPQLSQTQLQNPPIQQDSREIQRTRRNLWLLSSAGFVLGVAGVGLVAGIFYLYFLLPQHKPPTQTPSTPPASPQPLEPW